A region from the Polyangiaceae bacterium genome encodes:
- a CDS encoding phosphomannomutase/phosphoglucomutase — MVFRPYDIRGVADRDLKDELVQKIGRGLGRMLRRGGPEGAPPRIVVGRDCRASGPRLFDALVHGLVDGGVDVIDVGVGPTPLMYFGVRSLDADGGVMITGGHDPKEINGFKITRSSGRFVGEDLEKLEAWVAGAPPPLGIQGSLETIMVEDGYLDRLEKLELADPGMKVVVDAGNGAAGPIALRALRGLGITPTALNCRMDGSFPNHDPDPLVAENLAQLAGAVRAQNARVGVAWDGDGDTLGVVDANGAIVAGERLLALFASEVLRENPGATVIVDARCSLSKADGVVPWTTGRCPTPADMREHDALFAGDARGHFCFRDHYLGFDDAIYAAVRLLEILSRRGKTVGELLVAIEAGA, encoded by the coding sequence ATGGTCTTTCGCCCGTACGACATCCGCGGCGTCGCCGACCGCGACCTGAAGGACGAGCTGGTGCAGAAGATCGGGCGCGGGCTCGGGCGCATGCTGCGTCGCGGTGGTCCGGAGGGCGCGCCGCCACGCATCGTGGTCGGTCGGGATTGCCGCGCTTCGGGGCCGCGGTTGTTCGATGCCCTGGTGCACGGGCTGGTGGACGGTGGCGTGGACGTGATCGACGTGGGCGTGGGGCCGACGCCCTTGATGTACTTCGGCGTTCGCAGCCTGGATGCGGACGGCGGCGTGATGATCACCGGCGGGCACGATCCGAAGGAGATCAACGGCTTCAAGATCACGCGCTCTTCGGGGCGCTTCGTGGGAGAGGATCTCGAGAAGCTCGAAGCATGGGTGGCCGGAGCGCCACCTCCGCTCGGTATCCAAGGGTCCCTCGAGACCATCATGGTGGAAGACGGCTACCTGGATCGCTTGGAGAAGCTCGAGCTCGCGGATCCTGGCATGAAGGTGGTGGTGGACGCGGGCAACGGCGCGGCGGGGCCGATTGCGCTGCGGGCGCTCCGGGGTCTGGGGATCACACCCACGGCGCTCAATTGCCGGATGGACGGCAGTTTCCCCAATCACGATCCCGACCCGCTGGTGGCCGAGAACCTGGCACAGCTGGCGGGTGCGGTTCGCGCTCAGAACGCGCGCGTGGGGGTCGCATGGGACGGCGACGGCGACACGCTGGGCGTGGTGGATGCGAACGGCGCGATCGTCGCCGGGGAGCGATTGCTCGCTCTGTTCGCCAGCGAGGTGCTGCGCGAAAACCCGGGCGCGACCGTGATCGTGGACGCCCGCTGCTCGCTCTCGAAGGCTGACGGCGTGGTGCCCTGGACCACCGGGCGCTGTCCCACGCCGGCGGACATGCGCGAGCACGATGCCCTGTTCGCAGGAGACGCCCGCGGGCATTTCTGTTTCCGCGATCACTATCTGGGTTTCGACGACGCCATCTACGCCGCCGTGCGCCTGCTCGAAATCCTGTCGCGACGAGGCAAGACCGTCGGGGAGTTGCTGGTCGCGATCGAGGCCGGAGCGTGA
- the prmC gene encoding peptide chain release factor N(5)-glutamine methyltransferase: MSDPWTIARVLKWATEDFRGRGMESPRLDAELLLGLSLGLDRVRLILEAARPLTPEELSSYRELIKRRRSGEPIAYIRGEREFYGLPIRVTPAVLIPRPDTETLVEVALERTRGRHMYGRALDLCTGSGCVAIAFAKERPTWRVTGVDVSAAAIAVARQNAERLSARAAARWLSGDLFAPLAEGERFELITANPPYIPHADMAELSVGIREFEPRVALDGGADGLDVVRRILEQAPERLVPGGVIALELQYDQAERVSEMMTAHGLVRVERRKDYGGHERVVSALKE, from the coding sequence GTGAGCGATCCGTGGACCATTGCCCGCGTGCTGAAGTGGGCGACGGAAGACTTCCGCGGGCGCGGCATGGAGTCGCCCCGGCTGGACGCGGAGCTGTTGCTCGGGCTCTCCTTGGGGCTCGATCGCGTGCGGCTCATCTTGGAGGCGGCGCGGCCACTGACCCCGGAGGAGCTGTCGAGCTATCGCGAGCTCATCAAGCGGCGCCGGAGCGGCGAGCCCATCGCCTACATTCGCGGTGAGCGAGAGTTCTACGGCTTGCCCATCCGGGTGACTCCGGCGGTCTTGATCCCGCGACCGGACACCGAGACGTTGGTAGAGGTGGCGCTGGAGCGCACGCGGGGGCGGCACATGTACGGGCGAGCGTTGGATCTGTGTACCGGCTCCGGCTGCGTGGCGATCGCCTTCGCCAAGGAGCGCCCCACCTGGCGCGTGACCGGGGTGGACGTTTCGGCCGCGGCCATCGCGGTGGCGCGGCAGAACGCCGAACGCCTCTCGGCGCGGGCCGCGGCGCGGTGGCTTTCGGGGGACTTGTTCGCGCCGCTGGCCGAAGGCGAACGCTTCGAGCTGATCACGGCGAACCCGCCGTACATCCCGCACGCCGACATGGCGGAGCTTTCCGTGGGGATTCGCGAGTTCGAGCCCCGCGTGGCGTTGGACGGCGGAGCGGATGGGCTGGACGTGGTGCGCCGCATCCTCGAGCAAGCGCCGGAGCGTCTGGTGCCGGGCGGCGTGATCGCGCTGGAGCTGCAGTACGACCAAGCGGAGCGCGTCAGCGAGATGATGACGGCGCACGGTCTCGTGCGCGTGGAGCGCCGCAAGGACTACGGCGGCCACGAACGCGTGGTGAGCGCGCTCAAGGAATAG
- a CDS encoding type IV pilus twitching motility protein PilT, which yields MPHVQQQRGSIAPPKVEARPGEPPINVLLREMVRVGASDLHLTTGSPAMVRLNGSIAVLERHPALDAAALEKLLDAIMPERNRQELAEEWDTDFAYAIEGVARFRANYFRDRNGPGAVFRQIPFEILSADKLGIPPKVMDLCWLSKGLVLVTGPTGSGKSTTLAALIDHINQNRADHIITIEDPIEFVHENKRCLVNQREVGVHTRSFKNALRAALREDPDIVLVGEMRDLETISIAVETAETGHLVFGTLHTTSATSTIDRIIDQFPPDQQEQIRTMLSESLRGVIAQVLCKKKGGGRVAAYEILVTTQAVSNLIREGKTYQIASLLQTGRALGMQTMNDHLLELVRSGQVEPQEAYMKSNDKLSFKEALSRAGVALPT from the coding sequence ATGCCTCACGTGCAACAGCAGCGCGGCAGCATCGCGCCGCCCAAGGTGGAAGCGCGGCCCGGGGAGCCGCCCATCAACGTGCTGCTGCGCGAGATGGTGCGCGTGGGTGCCAGCGACCTGCACCTCACCACCGGCAGCCCCGCCATGGTGCGCCTGAACGGTTCCATCGCCGTCCTCGAACGCCACCCGGCGCTGGACGCCGCAGCGCTGGAGAAGCTCCTGGACGCCATCATGCCCGAGCGCAACCGGCAGGAGCTGGCAGAAGAGTGGGACACGGACTTTGCCTACGCCATCGAGGGCGTCGCGCGCTTCCGCGCCAACTACTTTCGCGATCGCAACGGACCGGGAGCGGTGTTCCGCCAGATCCCCTTCGAGATCCTGAGCGCCGACAAGCTCGGCATCCCGCCCAAGGTGATGGACCTGTGCTGGCTCAGCAAGGGCTTGGTGCTGGTCACGGGCCCCACCGGCAGCGGCAAGAGCACCACGCTGGCGGCGCTCATCGATCACATCAACCAAAACCGAGCGGACCACATCATCACCATCGAAGATCCCATCGAGTTCGTGCACGAGAACAAGCGCTGCCTGGTGAACCAACGCGAGGTGGGCGTGCACACGCGCTCTTTCAAGAACGCGCTCCGGGCGGCCCTGCGCGAAGACCCGGACATCGTGCTGGTGGGCGAGATGCGGGACCTGGAAACCATTTCCATCGCGGTGGAAACGGCGGAAACGGGACACCTGGTGTTCGGCACGCTGCACACCACTAGCGCGACCAGCACCATCGATCGCATCATCGACCAGTTCCCACCGGATCAGCAGGAACAGATCCGCACCATGCTCAGCGAGTCCCTTCGCGGGGTGATCGCGCAGGTGCTGTGCAAGAAGAAGGGCGGCGGCCGCGTGGCGGCCTACGAAATCCTGGTGACCACCCAGGCCGTGTCCAACCTCATCCGTGAGGGAAAGACGTATCAGATCGCCAGCTTGCTCCAGACCGGACGCGCTCTGGGCATGCAAACCATGAACGACCACCTGCTGGAGCTGGTCCGCAGCGGCCAGGTGGAGCCGCAAGAGGCGTACATGAAATCCAACGACAAGCTGAGCTTCAAAGAAGCCCTTTCTCGCGCAGGAGTGGCCCTGCCAACCTGA
- a CDS encoding diguanylate cyclase, whose amino-acid sequence MSQLNSTPLALMAVRIVETSLSPTVSVRDLGKLAESDPGFAVRVLSLVNSAAWGSRVRVSDVAQAASLLGIRGLRNIGLSLALTDMIPGGTGAEALLVNSIRRAVAARMVAAAFGANNVDEYFTVGLFLEVGLLARAREDLRAAAAVASWPALQRCTYERSLGLPPHPEHGAHIATEFRLSDEAIAAIEHHHDRTPPTTLPGKVAWLAERVAGVFEAGDVLRNREEAMAAASDCGLPAERITHILEALPDQVAAAATALARDIGPQPDLESLTTDARQNLVKLNMEYERVVRRLEQVIQEKEDLARKLADANAELSKLAGTDSLTELSNRRAFDDALRRDMARAQRYGEPISVLLMDIDHFKRINDTFGHPGGDRVLQYLGALLRKCLRAGDVAARYGGEEFALILPKTTQAGALTLAERLRRGIAAMEVPFGDSVIHATVSLGVAACDGSCEAQVLVERADLALYSAKQRGRNRVVAAAPSEPAPALAAIP is encoded by the coding sequence TTGAGTCAGTTGAACAGCACGCCTCTCGCCCTGATGGCCGTCCGAATCGTGGAGACGTCGCTCTCCCCCACTGTCTCAGTTCGGGACTTGGGCAAGCTGGCGGAGAGCGACCCTGGCTTTGCAGTCCGCGTGCTTTCCCTCGTGAACAGCGCCGCTTGGGGCTCGCGGGTGCGTGTTTCGGACGTGGCCCAGGCGGCGAGCCTGCTCGGCATCCGGGGCCTTCGGAACATCGGTCTCAGCCTGGCACTGACGGACATGATCCCCGGAGGCACCGGCGCCGAAGCACTGCTCGTCAACTCCATCCGCCGCGCCGTGGCAGCGCGCATGGTGGCCGCCGCCTTCGGCGCCAACAACGTGGACGAGTACTTCACGGTGGGCTTGTTCTTGGAGGTGGGCCTCCTCGCCCGCGCCCGCGAAGACCTGCGCGCTGCCGCCGCCGTGGCCAGCTGGCCCGCGCTGCAGCGCTGCACCTACGAACGCTCCCTGGGGTTGCCGCCCCATCCCGAGCATGGCGCCCACATCGCCACCGAGTTCCGACTCTCGGACGAAGCCATCGCCGCCATCGAGCACCATCACGATCGCACGCCCCCCACGACCTTGCCGGGCAAGGTGGCGTGGTTGGCGGAACGCGTGGCCGGCGTGTTCGAAGCGGGGGACGTCCTGCGCAACCGCGAAGAAGCCATGGCGGCGGCCTCGGACTGCGGCCTACCAGCAGAGCGCATCACGCACATCTTGGAGGCGCTCCCGGACCAGGTGGCCGCGGCTGCGACGGCGCTGGCCCGAGACATTGGTCCGCAACCCGATCTCGAGTCTTTGACCACGGACGCGCGGCAGAATCTGGTCAAGCTCAACATGGAGTACGAGCGCGTCGTGCGTCGTCTGGAACAGGTGATTCAAGAGAAGGAAGACCTTGCGCGCAAGCTGGCGGACGCCAACGCCGAGCTCTCCAAGCTGGCCGGCACGGACTCCCTCACCGAGCTATCGAACCGGCGCGCCTTCGATGATGCCCTGCGCCGCGACATGGCCCGCGCCCAACGCTACGGCGAGCCCATCTCCGTGCTGTTGATGGACATCGATCACTTCAAGCGGATCAATGACACCTTTGGCCATCCGGGCGGCGACCGCGTGCTGCAGTACCTGGGGGCATTGCTCCGCAAGTGCTTGCGCGCCGGAGACGTCGCCGCGCGCTACGGCGGCGAGGAGTTCGCCCTGATCCTGCCGAAGACCACCCAAGCAGGCGCCCTCACGCTCGCCGAGCGCCTGAGACGCGGAATCGCGGCGATGGAGGTCCCCTTCGGTGACAGCGTGATCCATGCGACGGTCAGCCTGGGTGTGGCCGCGTGCGACGGCAGCTGCGAGGCGCAGGTCCTGGTGGAGCGCGCCGATCTCGCCCTCTACAGCGCCAAACAGCGGGGCCGCAATCGCGTGGTGGCCGCCGCCCCCAGCGAGCCTGCTCCCGCCCTCGCCGCTATTCCTTGA